GCCCCCGTCCGGGTGGCGGCGTCTCGCCGAGTGGCTCTTCTTGCCGCTGCACGTGAAGGTCCCCATCCAGGCCCTGGCCCTTTTCCTGGCGGCGTTCGCGGGCCTGCTCATCTACCAGCAATCGTCCGAGGTGCGCCGGGAGGCGGAGTCCCCCCCGAGCCGCAGCAGGGAGGCCCAGGAGATCGGCCGCGCCGACGCCCCGAAGACCGAGCAGGCCGAGCGGCAGGCGCTCCCTGCCCCGCCGCGAGCCGAACCGGAGCAGGCGCCCTCAACAGCGCGCGAGGAGGCCAAGCCCTACACGACGGGCGCCGCCCCTTCAGAAGCACCGAAGGAGCGCGCGGTGCGACAGGCCCCGACCGGGTCGGCGGACGAACTGTATGCGGCTGCACTCAGGGATTCGGCCCGCCAGGAGCACGACCGGGCGATCGCCGAGTACCGCGCCTTCATCGCGCAGCATCCGCGTGACGCCCGCGTCCCCGACGCGCGGCTCCGGCTGGCCGACACCTACTTCGCCCGGCAACGCTACGCGGAAGCCGCCGCCGAGTACGAGGCGCTGGCCCGGCACTACCCCGATAGCCCGTTCCTGCCCCGCGCCGCCTTCCGGCGCGGCGAGGCCCGGCTCGCCCTCGGCGACCCGGCCGGCTGCGGGCTCCTCCGGGAGGCGCTCCGCCGCTACCCGGACGCGGCCGAGGCCAATCCCGCCCGCGACACCCTCGCCGCGCGCTGCCCCTGAAGCATCCCGGAAACGCAGGGAACTTTTCCCGCCCGTCGCTGTCTGACCCTCCGACGAACCGATCGCCCGGCCGTCAGCGCCGGAGGAGGATAGCGATGCGGAGGATCATGGGACTGGTTATCATTGCTGGGCTGGGACTCGGCCCGCTCCTGCTCGCCGGCGGCGCGAGCCCGGCCGCCCCCGCGGCCCGCGCCGCCGCCGTCACGGAGGAGCACCAGAAGGAGGTCGCCCTCACGATCTACAACGGGAACCTGGGCCTGGTGAAGGACGTCCGGGAGCTCCACCTCCCCCCCGGGACGCACGAGGTCAAGTTCACCGACGTGGCCGCCCAGATCGACCCGACAACCGTCCACTTCAAGTCTCTAACCGACGCCGGGGGCCTGCGCATCCTCGAGCAAAACTACGAGTACGACCTGCTGAACCCGCAGAAGCTCCTCGACAAGTTCGTGGGGAAGACGGTGAAGCTCATGGTCGGGGACGGCGCCCTGATTGATGCCGTGCTCCTGAGCGTGAGCGG
Above is a window of Candidatus Methylomirabilis sp. DNA encoding:
- a CDS encoding tetratricopeptide repeat protein; translated protein: MTCDEAREAFSDLYDRTMAGAALAALTRHLEECAACRGEWTAFQRAVQAVTSLGTAEPSPGFAARVRQRIVPPSGWRRLAEWLFLPLHVKVPIQALALFLAAFAGLLIYQQSSEVRREAESPPSRSREAQEIGRADAPKTEQAERQALPAPPRAEPEQAPSTAREEAKPYTTGAAPSEAPKERAVRQAPTGSADELYAAALRDSARQEHDRAIAEYRAFIAQHPRDARVPDARLRLADTYFARQRYAEAAAEYEALARHYPDSPFLPRAAFRRGEARLALGDPAGCGLLREALRRYPDAAEANPARDTLAARCP